The region GCCGGCTTGTTGCCTGCCGATAAAGTGGAGATGGTGCGCAAACTGGAGCAGCAGCAGCCGCTGGCTATGGTGGGCGATGGTATTAACGACGCTCCGGCGATGAAAGCCGCCACCCTCGGCATTGCCATGGGCAGCGGCACCGATGTCGCGCTGGAAGCCGCCGACGCCGCGCTGACGCAAAACCGCCTGGCGATTCTGCCGCGTACCGTGGCGCTGGCCCGTCGCACGCGTGCCATTATCCGTCAAAACATCGCGATAGCGCTGGGGCTGAAAGGCATTTTCCTGATCACCACACTGCTCGGTTTCACCGGTTTGTGGCTGGCGGTGCTGGCCGATTCAGGTGCGACAGCGCTGGTCACAGCCAACGCGTTGCGATTACTGCGACAGCGTTAAGCCGTGCCTTTCTGAATCAAATACTGGTACGGCAACGTTTCCGTCTGCTGTGCCAGCAACTGATGTTCCATAAAGCGGCAAAAACCGGGAATATCACGCGTGGTGGCCGGATCGTCGGCAATGATCAGTAAGGTTTCGCCCGCCTGCATGGTGCGCACGGTTTTACGCACCATCATCACCGGCTCTGGGCAGCGCAGGCCAAGTGCATCAAGCTTGTGGTCTGGCGCAGAAAAGGGATCGCTCATGATTCTCTGTCTTCATTCAAGATGGGCGCTCATTCTAGCGCGCTAAATGCACAGCGCAAGGCGATAACGATTGCGTTAAAATTAACCATTGCATTAATTGCGCAACGCGCTAAGATCGCCGCCGTTTTTTTACCACATTGCTCAATCCTCGAAATAATTCTCGCTGTAGTAAGGCGGCAAGAGCGTGTATCCCCCAGGAACTTACACAAGTCAGTGACTGAGGTACGCGAACGCAGCCAACGCCGCAACAACGCGAAGTATGAAGAGGATTGTTGGGTTCCCTCACCCCATTACTAAAAAGGTCTTACATGATTGATTTCTCTGCACGTCAGCGCATGCATGCGCTGTTTTGGCTATCGCTATTCCATTTGCTGGTGATCACTTCCAGTAACTATCTGGTACAGCTGCCGGTTTCCATCTTCGGCTTCCACACCACCTGGGGTGCCTTTAGCTTTCCGTTTATCTTCCTTGCTACCGATCTCACCGTGCGCATCTTTGGCGCGCCGTTAGCCCGTCGTATTATTCTGGCGGTGATGATCCCGGCGCTGTTTATCTCTTACGTGGTGTCCTGCGTGTTCTATCAGGGCGAATGGCAAGGATGGGCATCGCTGGAACAGGTGAATCTGTTTGTCGCGCGTATCGCCAGTGCCAGCTTTATGGCCTATGCGCTGGGCCAAATTCTGGATGTCCACGTTTTTAACCGTTTGCGTCGTTTACCGCAGTGGTGGATCGCCCCTGCAGCGGCCATGTTCCTCGGTAATATCAGCGATACGCTGGCCTTCTTTTTCATCGCCTTCTACAAGAGCCCAGACCCGTTCATGGCCGCGCATTGGGTGGAGATCGCAATGGTGGATTACAGCTTCAAAGTGCTGATCTGCATGATTTTCTTCCTGCCCGCTTACGGTGTGTTGCTGAACAGCCTGCTGAAGCGTCTGGCTGAACGCTCTTCTCAACGCCAGGTGAATTTCGGCTAATTGCACATAGACGAAACGCGACAGCACGCTAAGATTTCCTGACAGACCGGCGGTTGCTTTTGACCGCCGATTCCGTTTTGATAGCCGTCATACTTCAAACGGCTGATCTGTTGGCCGCGCGCGGTTTTCCCACTTCCTTACTCACGTAAGCGCCGGGGAGACGCGCTGGCGACCTTTTTGACGCTTGAATTATTTAGGCTAAAAGCCTGAACGACTGGAATCATGTAAAAGGGAAAAGAATGCGTAACTTAGTGAAATATGCAGGTATTGGTTTGTTGGTATTGGGTCTCGCGGCCTGTGACCAGAAGAAAGAGGATGCTGCTGCGGGCAGCAACGGTGCCAGCGCCAGCCAGTCGGCCCAGACTGTCAACCTGATGGACGGCAAGCTGAGCTTCACTCTGCCTGCGGGCATGTCGGATAAGAGCGGCAAGCTCGGTTCTGAATCCACCAATATGCATGTGTACGCCGATGAAACCGGTCAGCGCGCCATTATCGTGATTGCTGGTGACCCAACCAACGAAGCGCTGGATGCCCTGTCACAGCGTCTGGAACAACAACAGCGCGGTCGCGATCCGCAGTTGCAGGTGGTTTCCAATAAAGCGGTGACGCTGAAAGATCAATCTGCTCAGCAGCTGGATACCGTGATTTCGGCCAACAACCAGACGTCATGGTCTTCCGTGATCCTGGCAAAAGTGGATGGCAAACTGCTGACCCTGCAAATTACCCTGCCAGCGGATAACCAGCAGCAGGCGCAGAGCGATGCCGATGCCATTGTGAAGAGCATCACTCTGAAGTAATCCCCTTCATCCTGCGAACTGCAGATGCGTTGGCTGCGTTTAAATGATGTTGGGATCATAGTTATTGTTAACTACGCGCAGGGAAGCGAAGGAGCAGGCTGGGATAGCTCAGGGGCTGGCAATCCACAGCGCTGAACAGAATGAGCCTGCCAGGAGAGCCCGCAGGACGCGGGCGAAAGGCTGGGCGGCACACGATGTGCCATCCCCGCCGGTCCGCCAGGCTGACGAATGAAGTGAAGGAACCGCGTCAGCGGCGCGAGGACGCCAGCCGCAAACCCATACCAGACTGCGTTAGCCCCCGCCCTTTAGACTGCTTGCTTTACAACCTCACCGGCGAAATATGCCAGATCTCATCCGCGTATTCCTGAATCGTTCTGTCCGCTGAGAAGTAGCCCATATTGGCGATATTCAATGCCGCACGGCGCTGCCACTCATCTGGCTGGCGATAGAGCTTATCCACCTTATCCTGCGCATCGACATAGCTGCGATAATCGGCCAGCAGCTGGTAGTGATCGCCGAAATTCACCAACGCATCAAACAGATTGCGATAGCGACCTGGCTCACCTGGACTGAATGCGCCGCTGGCAATTTGCGTCAGCGCCAGGTGCAGCTCGGCATCTTCCTCATAATATTTACGCGGGTTGTAGCCATCCTTGCGCAGCTGCTCGACCTGCGGCGTGGTGTTGCCGAAGATAAAGATATTCTCCTCACCAACATGCTCGCGCATCTCGACGTTCGCACCATCCAGCGTACCGATGGTCAACGCGCCGTTGAGGGCAAATTTCATGTTACTGGTACCCGATGCCTCGGTTCCCGCGGTAGAAATTTGCTCAGAGAGATCCGCCGCCGGAATAATGATCTGCGCCAGGCTTACGCTGTAGTTGGGAATAAACACCACCTTCAGCTTGTTCCTCACCTGGGGATCGTTGTTGATCACATTGGCCACATCGTTGATCAAATGAATGATGTGCTTCGCCACGTAATAGGCGGATGCCGCTTTACCGGCAAAGATATTCACGCGTGGCACCCAATCCGCAGTAGGATCAGCTTTGATGCGGTTGTAGCGCGTGATGACATGTAACACATTGAGCAACTGACGTTTGTATTCGTGAATGCGTTTGATCTGCACATCGAACAGCGCATGCGGATCCAGCACGATATCCATATTCTTCGCCACCCAATCCGCCAGACGCTTTTTGTTGGCGAACTTGGCATCGGCAATCTGCTCGATGAAGGCCGGATAATCAATGTGCGGCGTCAGTTCACTCAACTGACTGAGATCGGTACGCCAGGTGCGACCAATAGTCTCGTCCAATACATCGGACAGCGCCGGGTTGGCCAGCGCCAGCCAGCGACGTGGCGTCACGCCATTGGTTTTATTACAGAAACGCCCAGGGAACAAGCGCGCGAAATCAGCAAACAGCGACTGCACCATCAGATTGGAATGCAGCTCTGAAACGCCATTCACCTTGTGGCTGACCACCACCGCCAGCCACGCCATGCGCACCTTACGGCCGTTGTTTTCGTCGATGATCGAGATGCGCGACATCAAATCCCAATCGTCCGGATAATATTCCTGGATGGTTTTCAGGAAGTAATCATTGATTTCAAACACGATGCTGAGATGGCGCGGCAGAATCTTGCCGAACATGTCCACCGGCCAGGTTTCCAGCGCTTCACTCATCAACGTGTGGTTGGTGTACGAGAACACCTGGCAAGTGACCTCAAAAGCGTCATCCCAGCTGAACTTGTGCTCGTCGATCAACAAGCGCATCAATTCAGGGATGGCTAAAACCGGGTGGGTGTCATTGAGATGGATAGCAATTTTATCCGCCAGGTTGTCCCAGGTTTCATGCATTTGCCAGTGGCGACTCAAAATATCCTGCACCGTGGCGGAGACGAGGAAATACTCCTGACGTAAACGCAGTTCACGACCAGAATCGGTAGAATCATCCGGATAGAGCACGCGCGATACGTTCTCTGAGTGGTTTTTATCTTCCACCGCCGCAAAGTAATCACCCTGGTTAAACTTGCCGAGGTTGATCTCATTGCTGGCCTGC is a window of Pantoea rwandensis DNA encoding:
- the tusA gene encoding sulfurtransferase TusA; this encodes MSDPFSAPDHKLDALGLRCPEPVMMVRKTVRTMQAGETLLIIADDPATTRDIPGFCRFMEHQLLAQQTETLPYQYLIQKGTA
- a CDS encoding 7-cyano-7-deazaguanine/7-aminomethyl-7-deazaguanine transporter, translated to MIDFSARQRMHALFWLSLFHLLVITSSNYLVQLPVSIFGFHTTWGAFSFPFIFLATDLTVRIFGAPLARRIILAVMIPALFISYVVSCVFYQGEWQGWASLEQVNLFVARIASASFMAYALGQILDVHVFNRLRRLPQWWIAPAAAMFLGNISDTLAFFFIAFYKSPDPFMAAHWVEIAMVDYSFKVLICMIFFLPAYGVLLNSLLKRLAERSSQRQVNFG
- the glgP gene encoding glycogen phosphorylase translates to MNAPFTYASPTLTVDALKHSIAYKLMFTIGKDPSIANQHEWLNAALLAVRDRMVERWLRSSRAQLSQDVRQVYYLSMEFLMGRTLGNALLAMGIYDDLNQALDEMGLDLSELMDEENDPGLGNGGLGRLAACFLDSLATLGLPGRGYGIRYDYGMFKQNIVDGQQRESPDYWLEYGNPWEFQRFNTRYKVRFGGRLQHEGARVRWLETEEIIAAAYDQIIPGFDTDATNTLRLWSAQASNEINLGKFNQGDYFAAVEDKNHSENVSRVLYPDDSTDSGRELRLRQEYFLVSATVQDILSRHWQMHETWDNLADKIAIHLNDTHPVLAIPELMRLLIDEHKFSWDDAFEVTCQVFSYTNHTLMSEALETWPVDMFGKILPRHLSIVFEINDYFLKTIQEYYPDDWDLMSRISIIDENNGRKVRMAWLAVVVSHKVNGVSELHSNLMVQSLFADFARLFPGRFCNKTNGVTPRRWLALANPALSDVLDETIGRTWRTDLSQLSELTPHIDYPAFIEQIADAKFANKKRLADWVAKNMDIVLDPHALFDVQIKRIHEYKRQLLNVLHVITRYNRIKADPTADWVPRVNIFAGKAASAYYVAKHIIHLINDVANVINNDPQVRNKLKVVFIPNYSVSLAQIIIPAADLSEQISTAGTEASGTSNMKFALNGALTIGTLDGANVEMREHVGEENIFIFGNTTPQVEQLRKDGYNPRKYYEEDAELHLALTQIASGAFSPGEPGRYRNLFDALVNFGDHYQLLADYRSYVDAQDKVDKLYRQPDEWQRRAALNIANMGYFSADRTIQEYADEIWHISPVRL
- a CDS encoding DcrB family lipoprotein, giving the protein MRNLVKYAGIGLLVLGLAACDQKKEDAAAGSNGASASQSAQTVNLMDGKLSFTLPAGMSDKSGKLGSESTNMHVYADETGQRAIIVIAGDPTNEALDALSQRLEQQQRGRDPQLQVVSNKAVTLKDQSAQQLDTVISANNQTSWSSVILAKVDGKLLTLQITLPADNQQQAQSDADAIVKSITLK